Genomic window (Leisingera methylohalidivorans DSM 14336):
TCCGCGAATTTCGGATCGCACTCAGCGCGCACTGCATCCCATGCTTCTTTCAAGGTGCCGTTGCGGGCGGCAACCTTGGCGGCGGGGCGGTAGGTGCTCTCGACGAAGTCACGGGTGTTCTCAATGGCGGCGTTGACCATCTCCTTGCCCACTAGGGCATCGCCGCGGCCCGGTGCGATGGCATCCACTTCGAACGCCTTGATGTTGTCGAGCGTATTGCCCCAATCGCCGAAATGCCCGTCGCCGCAGTAGCAGGCGGAGTGGTATTCGACAATGTCGCCGGTGAACATCACGTTCTGGTCCGGCACATGGATCACGATGTCACCAGCGGTATGGGCGCGGCCCAGGTGCATCAGATCGACCCGGCGGTTGCCGAGATAGACCGTCATATCTTCTGAAAAAGTCGTGGTAGGCCAAGTCAGGCCCGGAATGCTTTCGTGGCCTTCAAATAGGCGCGGGAAACGCTGAAACTCGCTGTCCCAGTCCTCTTGGCCGCGCTCCACAACCATGGCGCGGGCTG
Coding sequences:
- a CDS encoding MBL fold metallo-hydrolase is translated as MAKAFASQGDMTEKKITFDEIGEGLYAFTAEGDPNSGVIIGDDSVMIIEAQATPRLANKVIECVRSVTDKPITHVVLTHYHAVRVLGASAFGAQQVIMGDTARAMVVERGQEDWDSEFQRFPRLFEGHESIPGLTWPTTTFSEDMTVYLGNRRVDLMHLGRAHTAGDIVIHVPDQNVMFTGDIVEYHSACYCGDGHFGDWGNTLDNIKAFEVDAIAPGRGDALVGKEMVNAAIENTRDFVESTYRPAAKVAARNGTLKEAWDAVRAECDPKFADYAIYEHCLPFNVARAYDEARGIDTPRIWTAQRDLEMWEALQG